One region of Armigeres subalbatus isolate Guangzhou_Male chromosome 3, GZ_Asu_2, whole genome shotgun sequence genomic DNA includes:
- the LOC134221544 gene encoding serine/threonine-protein phosphatase 2A regulatory subunit B'' subunit beta-like translates to MVDTFPPDMLPDFEDRFHFPNGKPPPAITTETTMQRLEQVFENLPNYECPRDKFHMIVTMCQVPLYWRVPLFMCTPLTASGCVNGDKFISFWRQMTSFCHDPASRFTFIMSRGDRTRPYILPEDFASLIQDVVDTHPGLAFLKEAAEFHSRYVHTVIARVYYNVNRSWTGKITVPELRKSNLLDVIQLLEEEEDINQIMAYFSYEHFYVIYCKFWELDRDHDLYIDQQDLARHNDHALSSRMIERIFSGCVTRGPRRGNANPIVVGPNGPKMSYTDFVWFLLAEEDKTHPTAIEYWFRCMDVDGDGMLSMYELEYFYEEQQHRMESLGIETLPFEDCLCQMLDMIKPTTPGCVTLADLKRCKMTPIFFDTFFNLEKYMEHEQRDPFAQRDNDDQLSDWDRYAAQEYELLVAEEGGDTQGSYDEDEDYESNIDILESQLDDCMLNEW, encoded by the exons ATTCCACTTCCCGAATGGCAAACCTCCACCGGCCATCACGACGGAAACGACCATGCAGCGGTTGGAGCAGGTCTTCGAGAATCTGCCCAACTACGAGTGCCCCCGAGACAAGTTCCATATGATTGTCACGATGTGCCAAGTGCCGCTTTACTGGCGGGTTCCCCTATTCATGTGCACCCCGCTGACTGCCAGCGGTTGCGTGAATGGCGACAAATTCATTAGCTTCTGGCGACA GATGACCTCCTTCTGCCACGATCCGGCGTCCCGGTTCACATTTATCATGTCCCGAGGGGATCGCACCAGGCCATACATCCTGCCGGAAGACTTTGCCTCGCTAATACAAGATGTCGTGGATACACACCCCGGCCTGGCGTTCCTCAAGGAAGCGGCCGAATTTCACTCGCGGTACGTCCACACGGTGATAGCCCGGGTCTACTATAATGTGAACCGTAGCTGGACGGGGAAAATCACTGTACCAGAACTGCGGAAGAGCAACCTGCTCGATGTGATACAACTGctggaagaggaagaagatatCAACCAGATCATGGCGTACTTCAGCTATGAGCACTTCTACGTCATTTACTGTAAGTTTTGGGAGCTAGACCGGGATCACGACCTGTACATTGACCAACAGGATCTGGCCCGGCACAACGATCATG CACTATCATCCCGCATGATCGAGCGTATTTTCTCCGGCTGTGTGACGCGCGGTCCGCGGCGGGGCAATGCCAACCCGATCGTGGTAGGTCCCAACGGGCCGAAGATGTCCTACACGGACTTTGTGTGGTTCCTGCTTGCCGAAGAGGACAAGACACACCCGACGGCCATCGAGTATTGGTTCCGGTGCATGGACGTGGACGGCGATGGAATGCTGTCGATGTACGAGCTGGAGTACTTCTACGAGGAACAACAGCACCGCATGGAATCGCTCGGAATCGAGACGCTACCCTTTGAAGACTGTTTGTGCCAG ATGCTGGATATGATCAAACCGACCACGCCCGGCTGTGTCACGCTCGCCGATCTGAAACGGTGCAAGATGACGCCCATCTTCTTCGATACGTTCTTCAATCTGGAGAAGTACATGGAGCACGAACAGCGGGATCCATTTGCGCAGCGTGATAATGATGAT CAGCTCTCGGATTGGGACCGATACGCCGCCCAGGAGTATGAACTGCTGGTGGCCGAAGAGGGAGGAGACACTCAAGG